In Diachasmimorpha longicaudata isolate KC_UGA_2023 chromosome 4, iyDiaLong2, whole genome shotgun sequence, a single genomic region encodes these proteins:
- the LOC135161806 gene encoding uncharacterized protein LOC135161806 produces MDDSCETLWRSIESSFNENDLSSAEASFKSFTGSTDDVSGGRPLTIHTPQKCCMSVDEGLVNALRELQLASVKKPCQFKPSIILRNDNQGFDDGCPEGGVVPTDNFVLQSEVLDKEPRVLFSIIPEDLNSENQSEDMKQSVQLIDDLQSKLEDPKEVVELFEEPGKLDVESSICQDSPLPENKPDVKELSDLVEELVDLPLLMQHSNVQCSVVGENPPIENNPEDICELVKLVDDLVGSLQVDESNIQSIPSEDLLIETVTSECVESLEETAKSSDCNDLLKETPLQGAHLQRSEDSKSSKITTEAPQALPALPSIASNVQDNMKKAVKSLLKPPSNTRKTTIGVSPVLQTKARCRVPKTSILLQSNHLMTNNQVKKKVPEHAPPTSSSWKRQPAKNIVATVVSTKEGIRLKEEKISNFGIPVNMRKKKRTQAIPFSFATREKDLQHQQEKKSMQKLPMRDSNSVNQEKSVIIRATEKKVPAIKSRSIMKTSLSEAFLNKENSSMNLNKYKPLIGERRNLAVKGAQSGRKIEGMRTSSDMKQQPKEKISDSGMKIEANVRSAAVHKVPAPMLLKQGFTVSRK; encoded by the coding sequence ATGGACGACTCCTGTGAGACCCTCTGGCGTTCCATTGAATCTAGTTTCAACGAAAATGACCTCTCATCAGCAGAAGCATCTTTCAAGAGTTTTACTGGAAGCACTGATGACGTTTCGGGAGGCAGACCACTGACTATCCATACACCCCAAAAATGTTGTATGAGTGTAGATGAAGGATTAGTGAATGCTCTACGAGAGCTGCAGCTCGCCTCAGTGAAGAAACCCTGCCAGTTCAAGCCTTCCATCATTTTAAGGAACGATAACCAAGGATTTGATGACGGATGTCCAGAGGGAGGGGTTGTACCGACCGATAATTTTGTGCTTCAAAGCGAAGTCCTGGATAAAGAGCCTCGAGTTCtgttttcaattattccaGAGGATTTAAACAGCGAAAATCAATCAGAAGACATGAAGCAATCAGTTCAACTAATTGATGATCTTCAAAGTAAATTAGAAGATCCAAAGGAAGTAGTTGAATTGTTTGAAGAACCTGGAAAGTTGGATGTGGAATCGTCGATCTGTCAGGACTCTCCTCTCCCCGAAAATAAGCCAGATGTGAAGGAGTTAAGTGATCTTGTTGAAGAACTCGTTGACCTACCCCTCCTAATGCAACACTCGAATGTGCAATGTTCGGTCGTCGGAGAAAATCCCCCGATAGAAAATAATCCCGAAGATATATGTGAATTAGTGAAACTTGTTGACGACCTCGTCGGTTCTTTACAAGTTGACGAGTCAAATATACAATCCATTCCATCAGAAGATCTCCTAATTGAAACCGTGACATCTGAATGTGTGGAAAGTTTAGAAGAGACTGCAAAGTCTAGTGACTGCAATGACCTACTTAAAGAAACACCCCTACAAGGTGCACATCTCCAAAGATCGGAAGACAGTAAGTCTTCTAAAATAACTACAGAAGCCCCTCAAGCTTTGCCCGCTCTTCCCTCGATAGCCTCAAATGTCCAAGACAATATGAAGAAAGCAGTCAAGTCCCTGCTAAAGCCCCCTAGCAACACGAGAAAAACCACGATAGGCGTATCCCCTGTATTACAGACAAAAGCGAGATGCAGAGTTCCTAAAACATCGATATTATTACAATCGAACCACTTAATGACAAATAATCAGGTCAAAAAGAAAGTACCCGAGCACGCACCACCGACATCGTCATCCTGGAAGAGACAACCGGCTAAGAACATCGTGGCAACTGTTGTGTCAACGAAGGAGGGCATTCGACTGAAGGAGGAAAAGATTAGCAACTTTGGGATTCCGGTTAATATGAGGAAGAAGAAGCGGACTCAGGCGATTCCCTTCAGCTTTGCTACGAGAGAAAAGGATCTCCAGCATCAGCaggagaaaaagtcaatgCAGAAATTGCCCATGAGAGACTCAAATTCGGTGAATCAGGAAAAATCAGTAATCATCAGGGCAACGGAGAAGAAAGTGCCAGCGATAAAGTCACGATCGATAATGAAAACGTCACTGTCGGAGGCGTTTTTGAACAAGGAAAATAGCTCGATGAATTTGAATAAGTATAAACCATTAATTGGAGAACGACGTAATTTGGCAGTGAAAGGGGCGCAAAGTGGAAGGAAAATTGAGGGGATGAGAACTTCGAGTGATATGAAGCAGCAACCGaaggaaaaaatcagtgaTTCTGGGATGAAGATAGAAGCAAATGTCAGGTCCGCAGCTGTGCACAAGGTACCAGCTCCAATGCTGTTGAAACAAGGCTTCACTGTTTCTCGGAAATAA
- the LOC135161129 gene encoding probable serine hydrolase → MTSATKMVNIGRLLGRRDTGVSLIKLQRYISTAEKVSCDREFREVAIEVPWGKIAGKHWGPPDVKPIIALHGWQDNAGSFDPLIKHLPEDLSILAVDFPGHGHSSWLPKGMMYANLVYIQLVHRIKQHYNMNRVGLIGHSLGGIMCFNYTALFPDAVKFVVAFDNFKYPVYDSKKYLPIFIKNWEKFFQIEEMRTAAPRHSEKNAIERYIRGTRNSLDEEMCRTLLVRGATRHADGTLTFNRDPRVQFFLFDNGFSNEQLIDMASRIRCPYAVIKGENSTFREEKEFYSEVLQVIKGHSPDFRFHTMPGTHHFHMTNKSDLADLISPFIKKHV, encoded by the exons ATGACTTCAGCCACTAAAATGGTAAACATTGGACGATTGTTAGGAAGGAGAGACACTGGAGTGTCTCTTATCAAACTCCAGAGATACATAAGTACTGCAGAGAAAGTTTCATGCGATAGAGAATTTAGGGAAGTGGCGATTGAAGTTCCATGGGGTAAAATAGcag GTAAACACTGGGGTCCACCTGACGTAAAACCTATAATAGCCCTGCATGGATGGCAGGATAATGCTGGCTCATTCGATCCCCTCATAAAACATCTCCCAGAGGACCTGAGTATTCTAGCTGTCGATTTTCCCGGTCATGGCCACTCCAGCTGGCTGCCGAAGGGCATGATGTACGCGAACCTAGTGTACATACAACTAGTTCATCGGATAAAGCAGCATTACAATATGAACCGAGTCGGTCTGATTGGCCATTCACTGGGTGGTATAATGTGCTTCAATTACACAGCGCTCTTCCCCGATGCCGTTAAATTCGTCGTAGCTTTTGATAACTTCAAATATCCAGTCTACGatagtaaaaaatatctcccaaTATTCATAAAGAACTGGGAgaagttttttcaaattgaagaAATGCGAACGGCAGCTCCGAggcattcagaaaaaaatgcaatagAACGATACATCCGCGGCACTAGAAATTCTTTAGACGAGGAAATGTGCAGAACATTACTGGTCAGAGGAGCAACGAGGCATGCGGATGGGACACTGACCTTCAATCGAGACCCTAGagttcaatttttcctctttgataatggattttcaaatgaacaacTGATAGACATGGCGAGTCGCATCAGATGTCCCTATGCAGTCATTAAGGGTGAAAATTCTACCTTCAGAGAGGAAAAGGAATTTTACTCTGAAGTGCTTCAGGTGATAAAGGGGCACTCTCCCGATTTCCGGTTTCATACAATGCCTGGAACTCATCATTTTCACATGACAAATAAGAGTGATCTAGCGGACTTGATCAGcccttttataaaaaaacatgtaTAA
- the LOC135161120 gene encoding 6-phosphofructo-2-kinase/fructose-2,6-bisphosphatase isoform X1: MSSDMHYTPPTSDTIQTKPFPIRGERANFVNKPHVIAMVGLPARGKTYISKKLCRYLNWIGINTKVFNLGEYRRHATTAYQCHEFFRPDNIKAMAIRTQCAVDALNDVCQWLESGDGEVAVFDATNSTIERRQMIHNIVVEKMGFKLFFVESVCDDPEIVEQNIMEVKVSSPDYANMNKEEVLADFVKRIEHYQEKYQPLDESKESELSFMKIYNTGEKVLVYKHEGHIQSRIVYYLMNIHIVPRTIYLTRHGESVMNLEGRIGGDSDLSERGKLYGKALGQYIDEQDIQGLRVWTSWLKRTIQTAADVNAPQERWKALNEIDAGICEEMTYEEISSKYPTDFAARDQNKFSYRYPRGESYEDLVARLEPVIMELERQGNVLVVTHQAVLRCLLAYFLDKSADELPYLQVPLHTIMKLTPVAYGCKVERIRLPIDAVDTHRPKPKIPGYLDERYRSKGRNLHI, from the exons ATGAGCTCCGATATGCATTATACACCGCCAACATCGGACACTATCCAGACTAAACCATTCCCCATAAGAG GTGAACGTGCCAATTTTGTAAACAAGCCACACGTAATAGCAATGGTGGGTTTGCCAGCTCGAGGGAAGACCTACATATCAAAAAAGTTGTGCAGATACCTCAACTGGATTGGAATAAACACAAAAGTATTCAATCTTGGTGAGTACAGGAGGCACGCGACAACGGCATATCAATGTCACGAATTTTTTCGTCCTGACAATATCAAGGCCATGGCCATAAGAACCCAGTGTGCTGTGGATGCACTGAATGACGTTTGCCAATGGCTAGAAAGTGGTGATGGTGAAGTAGCCGTATTTGACGCTACAAATTCGACAATCGAGCGTCGACAGATGATCCACAATATTGTCGTTGAAAAAATGggcttcaaattatttttcgtggAGTCTGTCTGTGATGATCCTGAAATCGTTGAGCAGAACATAATGGAG GTAAAAGTCAGCAGTCCAGACTATGCGAATATGAATAAAGAGGAAGTACTTGCAGATTTTGTCAAAAGAATTGAGCATTATCAAGAGAAATATCAGCCCCTGGATGAGAGTAAAGAGAGTGAATTGTCATTTATGAAGATTTACAACACAGGGGAGAAAGTACTCGTGTACAAGCACGAGGGCCACATACAGAGCAGGATAGTTTATTACTTAATGAATATACACATTGTGCCACGAACAATATACTTGACGAGACATGGTGAGAGTGTTATGAACCTTGAGGGCAGaattgggggtgattctgattTGAGTGAGAGAGGAAAGTTGTACGGAAAGGCATTGGGACAGTACATCGATGAGCAAGATATTCAGGGCCTGAGAGTTTGGACAAGTTGGTTGAAGAGAACTATCCAAACAGCCGCTGATGTCAATGCACCGCAGGAGAGGTGGAAGGCACTCAATGAAATTGATGCT GGTATTTGCGAAGAAATGACGTACGAAGAGATATCCAGTAAATATCCAACGGATTTTGCAGCGCGGgaccaaaataaattttcataccGTTACCCAAGAGGAGAGAGTTACGAGGATTTAGTGGCAAGACTCGAGCCCGTTATAATGGAACTTGAGAGACAAGGTAACGTTCTTGTTGTCACACACCAAGCTGTGCTGCGATGTCTACTTGCTTATTTCCTCGACAAAAGTGCAG ATGAACTTCCCTATTTGCAAGTACCATTGCACACTATTATGAAATTAACGCCTGTGGCGTACGGTTGTAAAGTTGAGCGGATCAGATTGCCAATCGATGCAGTGGATACACATCGTCCAAAACCAAAG ATTCCAGGCTATTTGGACGAACGATACAGGAGCAAAGGGAGAAATCTTCACATCTGA
- the LOC135161120 gene encoding 6-phosphofructo-2-kinase/fructose-2,6-bisphosphatase isoform X3: protein MSSDMHYTPPTSDTIQTKPFPIRGERANFVNKPHVIAMVGLPARGKTYISKKLCRYLNWIGINTKVFNLGEYRRHATTAYQCHEFFRPDNIKAMAIRTQCAVDALNDVCQWLESGDGEVAVFDATNSTIERRQMIHNIVVEKMGFKLFFVESVCDDPEIVEQNIMEVKVSSPDYANMNKEEVLADFVKRIEHYQEKYQPLDESKESELSFMKIYNTGEKVLVYKHEGHIQSRIVYYLMNIHIVPRTIYLTRHGESVMNLEGRIGGDSDLSERGKLYGKALGQYIDEQDIQGLRVWTSWLKRTIQTAADVNAPQERWKALNEIDAGICEEMTYEEISSKYPTDFAARDQNKFSYRYPRGESYEDLVARLEPVIMELERQGNVLVVTHQAVLRCLLAYFLDKSADELPYLQVPLHTIMKLTPVAYGCKVERIRLPIDAVDTHRPKPKNSQRFSSWSCFV, encoded by the exons ATGAGCTCCGATATGCATTATACACCGCCAACATCGGACACTATCCAGACTAAACCATTCCCCATAAGAG GTGAACGTGCCAATTTTGTAAACAAGCCACACGTAATAGCAATGGTGGGTTTGCCAGCTCGAGGGAAGACCTACATATCAAAAAAGTTGTGCAGATACCTCAACTGGATTGGAATAAACACAAAAGTATTCAATCTTGGTGAGTACAGGAGGCACGCGACAACGGCATATCAATGTCACGAATTTTTTCGTCCTGACAATATCAAGGCCATGGCCATAAGAACCCAGTGTGCTGTGGATGCACTGAATGACGTTTGCCAATGGCTAGAAAGTGGTGATGGTGAAGTAGCCGTATTTGACGCTACAAATTCGACAATCGAGCGTCGACAGATGATCCACAATATTGTCGTTGAAAAAATGggcttcaaattatttttcgtggAGTCTGTCTGTGATGATCCTGAAATCGTTGAGCAGAACATAATGGAG GTAAAAGTCAGCAGTCCAGACTATGCGAATATGAATAAAGAGGAAGTACTTGCAGATTTTGTCAAAAGAATTGAGCATTATCAAGAGAAATATCAGCCCCTGGATGAGAGTAAAGAGAGTGAATTGTCATTTATGAAGATTTACAACACAGGGGAGAAAGTACTCGTGTACAAGCACGAGGGCCACATACAGAGCAGGATAGTTTATTACTTAATGAATATACACATTGTGCCACGAACAATATACTTGACGAGACATGGTGAGAGTGTTATGAACCTTGAGGGCAGaattgggggtgattctgattTGAGTGAGAGAGGAAAGTTGTACGGAAAGGCATTGGGACAGTACATCGATGAGCAAGATATTCAGGGCCTGAGAGTTTGGACAAGTTGGTTGAAGAGAACTATCCAAACAGCCGCTGATGTCAATGCACCGCAGGAGAGGTGGAAGGCACTCAATGAAATTGATGCT GGTATTTGCGAAGAAATGACGTACGAAGAGATATCCAGTAAATATCCAACGGATTTTGCAGCGCGGgaccaaaataaattttcataccGTTACCCAAGAGGAGAGAGTTACGAGGATTTAGTGGCAAGACTCGAGCCCGTTATAATGGAACTTGAGAGACAAGGTAACGTTCTTGTTGTCACACACCAAGCTGTGCTGCGATGTCTACTTGCTTATTTCCTCGACAAAAGTGCAG ATGAACTTCCCTATTTGCAAGTACCATTGCACACTATTATGAAATTAACGCCTGTGGCGTACGGTTGTAAAGTTGAGCGGATCAGATTGCCAATCGATGCAGTGGATACACATCGTCCAAAACCAAAG AATAGTCAACGTTTTTCTTCGTGGTCATGCTTCGTTTAG
- the LOC135161148 gene encoding mitochondrial translation release factor in rescue codes for MMLSRFLVIQVRFKSFKKFLDFSRVPKLDENDLEEQYVRGSGPGGQATNKTNNAVVLKHKPSGLVVKCHQTRSLWDNKKIAREILITKLDDKINGEYSLDNQKRKLLAKQAADRTRKRNKLLELKREFKEREGLE; via the coding sequence ATGATGTTAAGTAGATTTCTGGTAATCCAGGTTCGTTTTAagtcattcaaaaaatttctagaCTTCTCTAGAGTCCCTAAACTAGACGAGAATGATCTTGAGGAGCAATATGTGAGGGGTAGTGGTCCAGGTGGTCAGGCGACGAATAAAACAAACAACGCTGTTGTTCTGAAGCACAAACCTAGTGGACTAGTAGTCAAATGTCATCAAACGAGAAGCTTGTGGGACAACAAGAAAATAGCTCGTGAAATATTAATAACGAAGCTGGACGATAAAATCAACGGTGAATATTCACTGGACAATCAGAAGCGCAAGTTGCTTGCTAAACAAGCGGCAGATCGTACTcgaaagagaaataaattattggagTTGAAGAGAGAATTTAAGGAACGAGAGGGATTAGAGTGA
- the LOC135161120 gene encoding 6-phosphofructo-2-kinase/fructose-2,6-bisphosphatase isoform X2 has translation MSSDMHYTPPTSDTIQTKPFPIRGERANFVNKPHVIAMVGLPARGKTYISKKLCRYLNWIGINTKVFNLGEYRRHATTAYQCHEFFRPDNIKAMAIRTQCAVDALNDVCQWLESGDGEVAVFDATNSTIERRQMIHNIVVEKMGFKLFFVESVCDDPEIVEQNIMEVKVSSPDYANMNKEEVLADFVKRIEHYQEKYQPLDESKESELSFMKIYNTGEKVLVYKHEGHIQSRIVYYLMNIHIVPRTIYLTRHGESVMNLEGRIGGDSDLSERGKLYGKALGQYIDEQDIQGLRVWTSWLKRTIQTAADVNAPQERWKALNEIDAGICEEMTYEEISSKYPTDFAARDQNKFSYRYPRGESYEDLVARLEPVIMELERQGNVLVVTHQAVLRCLLAYFLDKSADELPYLQVPLHTIMKLTPVAYGCKVERIRLPIDAVDTHRPKPKLLPRKRKISGRL, from the exons ATGAGCTCCGATATGCATTATACACCGCCAACATCGGACACTATCCAGACTAAACCATTCCCCATAAGAG GTGAACGTGCCAATTTTGTAAACAAGCCACACGTAATAGCAATGGTGGGTTTGCCAGCTCGAGGGAAGACCTACATATCAAAAAAGTTGTGCAGATACCTCAACTGGATTGGAATAAACACAAAAGTATTCAATCTTGGTGAGTACAGGAGGCACGCGACAACGGCATATCAATGTCACGAATTTTTTCGTCCTGACAATATCAAGGCCATGGCCATAAGAACCCAGTGTGCTGTGGATGCACTGAATGACGTTTGCCAATGGCTAGAAAGTGGTGATGGTGAAGTAGCCGTATTTGACGCTACAAATTCGACAATCGAGCGTCGACAGATGATCCACAATATTGTCGTTGAAAAAATGggcttcaaattatttttcgtggAGTCTGTCTGTGATGATCCTGAAATCGTTGAGCAGAACATAATGGAG GTAAAAGTCAGCAGTCCAGACTATGCGAATATGAATAAAGAGGAAGTACTTGCAGATTTTGTCAAAAGAATTGAGCATTATCAAGAGAAATATCAGCCCCTGGATGAGAGTAAAGAGAGTGAATTGTCATTTATGAAGATTTACAACACAGGGGAGAAAGTACTCGTGTACAAGCACGAGGGCCACATACAGAGCAGGATAGTTTATTACTTAATGAATATACACATTGTGCCACGAACAATATACTTGACGAGACATGGTGAGAGTGTTATGAACCTTGAGGGCAGaattgggggtgattctgattTGAGTGAGAGAGGAAAGTTGTACGGAAAGGCATTGGGACAGTACATCGATGAGCAAGATATTCAGGGCCTGAGAGTTTGGACAAGTTGGTTGAAGAGAACTATCCAAACAGCCGCTGATGTCAATGCACCGCAGGAGAGGTGGAAGGCACTCAATGAAATTGATGCT GGTATTTGCGAAGAAATGACGTACGAAGAGATATCCAGTAAATATCCAACGGATTTTGCAGCGCGGgaccaaaataaattttcataccGTTACCCAAGAGGAGAGAGTTACGAGGATTTAGTGGCAAGACTCGAGCCCGTTATAATGGAACTTGAGAGACAAGGTAACGTTCTTGTTGTCACACACCAAGCTGTGCTGCGATGTCTACTTGCTTATTTCCTCGACAAAAGTGCAG ATGAACTTCCCTATTTGCAAGTACCATTGCACACTATTATGAAATTAACGCCTGTGGCGTACGGTTGTAAAGTTGAGCGGATCAGATTGCCAATCGATGCAGTGGATACACATCGTCCAAAACCAAAG TTGTTACCcaggaagagaaaaataagCGGACGATTATAA